GGACCGCACGACGCGCGAGCCGATGGAGGAAAAATCCGTCGCAGCCGTCACCGGCGATTGCATGGCCCAGGGCGTGATCATCGGCATGACCAACCGCTCACTGCCGGGCTACAACAATACACTTTGCTACTCGCCCGCGCTTATCGCCACGAAAAGCGATATCGACGAGCTGATAGAGGCCACAGACAAGGCTCTGACCAAAGTCTTTGGCTGACAGGAATACCGTGTCTCTGCCGCGCGGGCCTTGGCCTGCGGCAGAGACAAGCTGTTTCACTGTTCCGAAAATACTCCCGCCGGAGGCGTCCGCAGATCGCGACAGGGCGCCTAGCCCAAAAGGTAGAGCATGCCGTAAAGCGTCGCTGCGCCGGCCAGGATGGCCGCCACGACATTGCGCGTGGCGAGGCCGACAAGGATCGTGGCACAGGCCGCAGTCATGCGCGGCGCGTCCAGCGCGCCACCCGTCGCGGGCGGCCAGACCACCATGGGCGCAACGAGGCCGGGCAGCACCGCGACGGCGGTATAGCGCAGATGGCGCAGCACCCAGGCCGGCAGCGGACGATCCCCGATCAGTCCCAGAAAGACGAAGCGCAAGCCAAAGCTGCCCAGGCCGAGGCAGGCGATGGTGATCCACACGTCGAGTGCAGCGATATCCTTCATGGCGCGCGCTCCTTACGGGTCATCACCCATTCGGTCTGCGCGCCCGCCATCATGCCGGCCAATCCTGCCACCAGCAGCCCCATGCTGTAGGGGACGAAGGCCAACATCAGGGCCACCGCGATCGACACCAGCGCCGCGACCACATGCGCCGCCGTGCGCAGCATCGGCGCAATCATCGCAAGGAAGGTGATCGGCACCGCGAAATCCAGCGCGAATTCGGGCGGGATGCGCCCGCCCACCAGCGAGCCAACGAGCGTGAATAGCAGCCAAAGCGGCATCAGCGGCGTCACGGCACCGAAATAGAAGGCGACCTTCTGCCGCGTGGTCCAATCCGGATGCTTCTCAAAGGCAAGGATGGAGCTGGCATAGGCCTGATCGACCATGCAATAGGCCACCAGCGCCCGCGTCCCCAGCGGCGCCTGCCCCAGATGCGGCGTCAGCGAGGCCGAATACATCGCCATGCGCAGATTGACGGCCAGCGCCGTGATCACCACGATGATCGTCGGCGCATGTTCCGACAAAAGCTGCACGGCGGTGAACTGCGCCGCGCCCGCCACGACCAGCACCGAGAACGCGAAAGTCTGCACGATGTCCAGCCCCGCCTCACTGGCCACCACGCCAAAGAGGAGGGCGAAGGGCACGATGACGAGGATGAAGGGCGCGCCCGCGCCCACGCCTTGCCAGTAGGTGGATTTGGTGCTTTGTGGTGTCATGACGGCTGCCCCCGCGCGGCTGACGGCGCTGCGCCCGGCGCGCCGTTTGCGTGGGCTTAGCCGCCCGGCACAGGAGATGCAATTGTCCGCGCAAGGTGACAGCCCCTACCTCATTGCCCCCGCCCCCGGCGCGCCGGGCCTGACACGCGCCGTCACCGGCACGGATCACGAGGGGCGCGCGCAGACCATCAACGTGGTCGAAGAGCGCCCCCTGACGATCTTCCTCAATGCGCAGGAGATCGTGACCGCCATGACCATCGGGGATTACCCCGAATACCTGGCGTTGGGGTTCCTGCGCAACCAAGGCATGCTGAAGGATGGCGAGGCTGTCTTGCGCGTCGATTACGACGACGAGCTGGAGACGGTCGTGGTACGCACCGACGGGCGCACCACCTACGAGGACAAGCTGAAGAAAAAGACGCGCACCAGCGGCTGCGCGGTCGGCACCGTTTTCGGTGACATGATGGAGGGGCTGGAGGGCGTGACGCTGCCCGACGCGACCGTGCGCACATCCCATCTCTACACGCTCGCCCATGTCATCAACACCACGCCCTCGCTCTATCTCGAGGCGGGGGCGATCCATGGCACGGTCCTATGCGAAGGCGACCGCCCGCTGGTCTACATGGAGGATGTCGGGCGCCATAACGCCGTCGACAAGATCGCGGGCTGGATGCTTTCCGAAGGCGTCAGGCCGTACGGCAAGATGCTCTACACCACTGGGCGGCTGACCTCCGAGATGGTGATTAAGACCGCGCTCATGGGCATTCCCGTGCTGGCCTCGCGCTCAGGCTTCACCGCCTGGGGGGTCGAGATTGCGCGGCAGGTTGGCCTCACGCTGATCGGGCGGATGCGCGGGCGGCGCTTTGTCTGCCTTGCGGGCGAAGAGCGCCTGCTGCGCGACGCGGACCCGGACAGCGTGGCCGAAGAAGACGCCAAGCACCGCCGCAAATCGGCCCGCAAGGAGGAAAACCCATGAAACAGCCCCATGCGATCATCCTCGCCGGAGGCCGCGCCACGCGTATGGGCGGCGGCGACAAGGGGCTGTTGCCGCTGGGCGATACCACCCTCCTCGATCATGTGATCGACCGGATCGCCCCGCAGGTGGCAGGCGCCGCGCTCAACGCCAATGGTGATCCGGCGCGGTTGGCGCGCTTTGGCCTGCCGGTGCTGGCCGATCCGGTCGAAGGCTTCGTCGGCCCCTTGGCGGGCGTTCTGGCGGGCATGGACTGGGGCGCGCAGCAGGGCGCGGAAACGGTCGTTTCCGTCGCCGCCGATACGCCGTTCTTTCCGTGCGATCTGGTGCCGCAGCTGGTGCTGGCCGCCGAGGGGATGGACACGCCCCTGGCGCTGGCCGCCACGCCCGACGGACGCCATCCCACCTTCGGCCTTTGGCCCGTTGCGCTGCGCGATGATCTGCGCGCGGCCCTTACGGGCGGTCTGCGCAAGGTCGTGCAGTGGACGGACGCGCACGGCGCGCGAATGGCCATGTTCCCGGCAGAGGGCGATCCCTTTTTCAACGTGAACACGCCCGAGGATCTGGCCCAGGCACAGGCGCGCGCCCGATGAAGATCTACGGCGTCACCGGCTGGAAGAATGCGGGCAAGACCGGGCTGATGGAGCGGCTCGTCACCGAGATCACCGCGCGCGGGCTGAGCGTCTCGACGATCAAGCACGCACATCACAGTTTCGACGTGGACCAGCCGGGGCGCGACAGCTATCGCCACCGCGCTGCGGGCGCGCGCGAGGTGCTGCTGGCCTCGGGCACGCGCGTTGCGATCATGCAGGAACTGCGCGGCGCGCCCGAGCCGGAGTTGGACACGCTGCTCGCCCGCCTCTCGCCCGTCGATCTGGTGCTGATCGAGGGTTACAAGCGCGCGGGCCACCCCAAGATCGAGGCGTGGCGCGCGGCGGCAGGCCATGCGCTGATCGCGCCGAGCGATCCCAGCATTCGCGCCGTGGCCGCCGACAGCCCCATCGAGGCGCCCTGCCTTGTCATGGACCTCGACGACACGCCCGCCATCGCAGACTTCATCCTGCGCGAGGTGGGATTGTGAGCGGCTTCGACAGCATCCTCATCGTGGACTGGTCCGCCGCGAACAAGCGCGCGCCCGCGCGCCCCTCGAAGGACGCGATATGGTTGGGTCTGGTTCAGGACGGCACAGCGCAAGACCCGATCTATTGCCGCACCCGGATCGACGCAGAGGCGCGCATCGCCGAGATCATCGCAGCCGAGCGCGCAGCCGGGCGGCGCCTTCTGGCTGGCTTCGATTTCCCCTTCGGTTATCCGCGCGGCTTTGCGCGGCGTGTGACCGGCGGGGACGATCCGCTGGCGCTGTGGGATTGGCTCGCCGAACGTATCACCGATAGCGAGACGGGAGCCAATAACCGCTTCGACGTGGCCGAGGCGCTGAACGCGCTCTTTGACGGCGCCGGCCCCTTCTGGGGCAAGACGCATCGCGACCGCTGGCCGGGCATTCCCTATCGCAAGGAGGGGATCGCCTATGACGAAGTGGCCGAGAAACGCGCCTGCGATCTGGCGTCACAGGCCGCCAGCAGCTGTTTTCAGCTTTGCTACAACCCCACCGTCGGTAGCCAGATCCTGATGGGCCTGCCCATGCTCTCGCGTCTGCGGCGCCTGCCCGGTGTGGCGGTCTGGCCGTTTCAGCCGTGGCGAGAGGCGGATGTCGTGCTGGCCGAGATTTGGCCCGGCCTCATCGAGCCTGCGGTGCGCGCCGCCGTAGCTGAGCGGCCAGAGCGTATCCGCGATGCCGTGCAGGTTGATCTTCTGTCGCGCGCGCTGTCGCAGATACCGGGCGCAGAGCTCGATACGCTGATGTCGGACCTTCCGCCCGAGGCGCGGGAGGAGGCGTGGATCCTGGGCGCTGGCCATGCCGCCGAATTGACCGCGCTCGCCATGGGCCGCGCCAGCGCACCGCCAGCACCGCCGCCCCTGCGCGATGATTGTTTCGCCATGCCAGCGGGCACGCATTGGACGCCCGTCGATGACGCACTGGCCGCGCTCGAGCGGGGGCTCCACCCGGTCGTGCGCAGTGGCCTTCGCCCGTTGGCCGAGGCCGCGGGCCGCGTTCTGGCCGCGCCCGTCGCAGCGCAGCGCGCCAGCCCGCCGCACGCAAATTCGGCAGTCGACGGCTATGGCTTTGCCCATGCCTCCCTCCCGCCTGGCGATCCGGTGATGCCGCTGGCACCGGGCCGGGCGGCGGCAGGCGCGCCCTACGCGGGCCGTCTGCCCGCCGGACAGGCGCTGCGCGTTCTCACGGGCGCAATCCTGCCATGCGGTGTCGATACCGTCATACTCGAAGAGGACACGCGCCAGGCCGCGGGCCAGCTCGCCTTTCGTGCCGGGATCAAGCCGGGCGCGAATACCCGCCGCGCGGGCGAGGACATGATGCAGGGCGCCGAGGTGCTGCCGGAGGGCCGCGTTCTGACGCCCGCCGATCTGGCGCTGCTGGCCTCGGTCGGTCTGGGCGAAGTCCGCGTGTACGATCCGCTGCGCGTTGCCGTCATCTCGACCGGGGACGAGGTGATTGAAGCCGGCGAAGAGGCGAAACCCGGCCAGATTTTCGACGCGAACCGCCCGATGCTGCTGGCGCAGATCGCGCGCTGGGGGATGAACCCGATTGACATGGGCCGCATCCCGGATGACCGCGCCGCGTTGCGCCGCGCGCTTGATGACGCGGCGGGGCGCGCGGATGCGATCCTCACGTCGGGCGGCGCCTCGGCGGGGGATGAGGACCACGTCTCGGCCCTTTTGCGCGAGGCGGGGGCGATGCGCGAATGGCGCATCGCACTGAAGCCGGGCCGGCCCCTTGCACTGGGCCTCTGGAATGGCACGCCCGTTTTCGGCCTGCCTGGCAATCCGGTGGCGGCGCTGGTCTGCACGCTGATCTTCGCCCGCCCGGCGCTTGGTATCCTGTCGGGCGCGGGTTGGAGCCTGCCGCAGGGCTTTGACGTGCCTGCGGGTTTCGCCAAGTCGAAAAAGCCAGGACGCCGGGAATACCTGCGCGCACGCATCCGCGAAGGGCGTGCCGAGGTCTTTCCCTCCGAAGGGTCGGGCCGCGTCAGCAGCCTCAGCTGGGCCGAGGGTCTGGTCGAGCTGCCCGATGGTGCGGCAAAGGTCGCGCCGGGCGATCCGGTCCGCTACATCCCGTTCGGCAGCTTCGATTTCTGACGCTACCTTGCGCCCCATGTGTCGGACAAACGGTAGCCCTCGGGCCAAGGATCCTCTGGGTCCAGCATGTGCTGATGCGTGCCGGTGATCCAGCCGCGCCCGGAAATTTCGGGCAATATCGCGGGCTTGCCGCCCACCGTTGCCTCGCCCACGATCTGCCCCGCGAAGGTCGAGCCGATCAGCGACACCGCCGTGAGCGTATCGCCCTGTGCCATCTGGCCGCGCGCCGCCAGAACCGCCATCCGCGCGCTCAGTGCGGTGCCGGTGGGCGAGCGGTCGATCTTGCCCGGCTGGATCGCGACGGCGGCCCCGGCGCGCAGGGCGCTGCCCTCACGCGTGACCGGCCCGGCAAAGAGGCAAAACGAGATATGGCGCCAATCGGGATTGTCGGGGTGGTGAAAGCCCAGCTGCTCATTCGCCGCCGCCGTGATCTGCACGCCGAGGCGCGCCAGCGCATGCGCCTCCTCGGGGACCAGCGCAAAGCCCAGCGCAGCCGCATCCACGAAAACGAAACTGTCGCCGCCATAGGCCGTGTCGACCGTCAAGGTGCCCAGCCCCGGCACCTCCAGCGTCGCATCCAGCTGCGCGGCGAAGCTGGGTAGGTTCTGCACATAGATGCGCTGCGCCTTGCCGCCGCTGCATTCGGCGCGGACCTTGACCAAACCGCCGGGCGCCTCAAGCAGCATTTCGGTCACGGGCTCGGTCATGGGGACGATGCCGCTATCCAGCAGCACGATGGCGACGCAGATCGAGTTCGAGCCCGACATGGGCGGCGTGTCTTCCGGCTCCATGATGATAAAGGCAGCATGCGCCTCGGGGTGC
This portion of the Roseovarius nanhaiticus genome encodes:
- the mobA gene encoding molybdenum cofactor guanylyltransferase MobA, which produces MKQPHAIILAGGRATRMGGGDKGLLPLGDTTLLDHVIDRIAPQVAGAALNANGDPARLARFGLPVLADPVEGFVGPLAGVLAGMDWGAQQGAETVVSVAADTPFFPCDLVPQLVLAAEGMDTPLALAATPDGRHPTFGLWPVALRDDLRAALTGGLRKVVQWTDAHGARMAMFPAEGDPFFNVNTPEDLAQAQARAR
- a CDS encoding formate dehydrogenase accessory sulfurtransferase FdhD, whose amino-acid sequence is MQLSAQGDSPYLIAPAPGAPGLTRAVTGTDHEGRAQTINVVEERPLTIFLNAQEIVTAMTIGDYPEYLALGFLRNQGMLKDGEAVLRVDYDDELETVVVRTDGRTTYEDKLKKKTRTSGCAVGTVFGDMMEGLEGVTLPDATVRTSHLYTLAHVINTTPSLYLEAGAIHGTVLCEGDRPLVYMEDVGRHNAVDKIAGWMLSEGVRPYGKMLYTTGRLTSEMVIKTALMGIPVLASRSGFTAWGVEIARQVGLTLIGRMRGRRFVCLAGEERLLRDADPDSVAEEDAKHRRKSARKEENP
- the mobB gene encoding molybdopterin-guanine dinucleotide biosynthesis protein B, with amino-acid sequence MKIYGVTGWKNAGKTGLMERLVTEITARGLSVSTIKHAHHSFDVDQPGRDSYRHRAAGAREVLLASGTRVAIMQELRGAPEPELDTLLARLSPVDLVLIEGYKRAGHPKIEAWRAAAGHALIAPSDPSIRAVAADSPIEAPCLVMDLDDTPAIADFILREVGL
- the glp gene encoding gephyrin-like molybdotransferase Glp encodes the protein MSGFDSILIVDWSAANKRAPARPSKDAIWLGLVQDGTAQDPIYCRTRIDAEARIAEIIAAERAAGRRLLAGFDFPFGYPRGFARRVTGGDDPLALWDWLAERITDSETGANNRFDVAEALNALFDGAGPFWGKTHRDRWPGIPYRKEGIAYDEVAEKRACDLASQAASSCFQLCYNPTVGSQILMGLPMLSRLRRLPGVAVWPFQPWREADVVLAEIWPGLIEPAVRAAVAERPERIRDAVQVDLLSRALSQIPGAELDTLMSDLPPEAREEAWILGAGHAAELTALAMGRASAPPAPPPLRDDCFAMPAGTHWTPVDDALAALERGLHPVVRSGLRPLAEAAGRVLAAPVAAQRASPPHANSAVDGYGFAHASLPPGDPVMPLAPGRAAAGAPYAGRLPAGQALRVLTGAILPCGVDTVILEEDTRQAAGQLAFRAGIKPGANTRRAGEDMMQGAEVLPEGRVLTPADLALLASVGLGEVRVYDPLRVAVISTGDEVIEAGEEAKPGQIFDANRPMLLAQIARWGMNPIDMGRIPDDRAALRRALDDAAGRADAILTSGGASAGDEDHVSALLREAGAMREWRIALKPGRPLALGLWNGTPVFGLPGNPVAALVCTLIFARPALGILSGAGWSLPQGFDVPAGFAKSKKPGRREYLRARIREGRAEVFPSEGSGRVSSLSWAEGLVELPDGAAKVAPGDPVRYIPFGSFDF
- a CDS encoding trans-3-hydroxy-L-proline dehydratase; protein product: MRSTKTIHVVSAHAEGEVGDVIVGGVAPPPGDTIWEQSRWIAADGTLRNFVLNEPRGGVFRHVNLLVPPKHPEAHAAFIIMEPEDTPPMSGSNSICVAIVLLDSGIVPMTEPVTEMLLEAPGGLVKVRAECSGGKAQRIYVQNLPSFAAQLDATLEVPGLGTLTVDTAYGGDSFVFVDAAALGFALVPEEAHALARLGVQITAAANEQLGFHHPDNPDWRHISFCLFAGPVTREGSALRAGAAVAIQPGKIDRSPTGTALSARMAVLAARGQMAQGDTLTAVSLIGSTFAGQIVGEATVGGKPAILPEISGRGWITGTHQHMLDPEDPWPEGYRLSDTWGAR
- a CDS encoding AzlD domain-containing protein, which produces MKDIAALDVWITIACLGLGSFGLRFVFLGLIGDRPLPAWVLRHLRYTAVAVLPGLVAPMVVWPPATGGALDAPRMTAACATILVGLATRNVVAAILAGAATLYGMLYLLG
- a CDS encoding AzlC family ABC transporter permease, coding for MTPQSTKSTYWQGVGAGAPFILVIVPFALLFGVVASEAGLDIVQTFAFSVLVVAGAAQFTAVQLLSEHAPTIIVVITALAVNLRMAMYSASLTPHLGQAPLGTRALVAYCMVDQAYASSILAFEKHPDWTTRQKVAFYFGAVTPLMPLWLLFTLVGSLVGGRIPPEFALDFAVPITFLAMIAPMLRTAAHVVAALVSIAVALMLAFVPYSMGLLVAGLAGMMAGAQTEWVMTRKERAP